From Parus major isolate Abel chromosome 1A, Parus_major1.1, whole genome shotgun sequence, the proteins below share one genomic window:
- the LOC107204181 gene encoding growth/differentiation factor 6-like produces the protein MAMGRWVRGGGRARGGRGGAGRPPARRQRRTAFASRHGKRHGKKSRLRCSKKPLHVNFKELGWDDWIIAPLEYEAHHCEGVCDFPLRSHLEPTNHAIIQTLMNSMDPGSTPPSCCVPTKLTPISILYIDAGNNVVYKQYEDMVVESCGCR, from the coding sequence ATGGCGATGGGCAGGTGGGTGCGGGGCGGCGGCAGGGcccggggcggccgcgggggTGCGGGNCGCCCGCCGGCCCGGCGCCAGCGCCGCACCGCCTTCGCCAGCCGGCACGGCAAGCGGCACGGCAAGAAGTCCCGGCTGCGCTGCAGCAAGAAGCCGCTGCACGTCAACTTcaaggagctgggctgggacgACTGGATCATCGCCCCGCTGGAATACGAGGCCCACCACTGCGAGGGGGTCTGCGACTTCCCGCTGCGCTCCCACCTGGAGCCCACAAACCACGCCATCATCCAGACCCTCATGAACTCCATGGACCCCGGCTCCACGCCGCCCAGCTGCTGCGTCCCCACCAAACTGACCCCCATCAGCATCCTCTACATCGATGCGGGCAACAACGTGGTGTACAAGCAGTACGAGGACATGGTGGTGGAGTCCTGCGGCTGCAGGTAG